A single region of the Pogoniulus pusillus isolate bPogPus1 chromosome Z, bPogPus1.pri, whole genome shotgun sequence genome encodes:
- the HEMGN gene encoding hemogen isoform X1, with the protein MESLGKDHPYSDSSLPPSAARKEYAVPDVIITHRLRDRELLRKRKVEAHEKDSVQWDLREQEKNKRQRRGRGARRGRGHQMVVEPNLEPEPEPEPQPHPQKEAEAAPPEPVHQEQLPMLTIHDLDSGMQPRVVEEKLAARNQDPVGELPDTSWPREEEVLKPAEAEIPEVLNTPLEYDHQDNEFHKHILF; encoded by the exons ATGGAGAGTTTAGGCAAAGACCATCCTTACTCAGACTCTTCTCTGCCACCGTCTGCAGCTCGCAAAGAGTATGCTGTGCCAG ATGTCATCATCACACACCGCTTGAGAGACCGGGAGCTTCTCCGGAAAAGAAAAGTAGAAGCACACGAGAAAGACTCAGTTCAGTGGGATTTGAG GGAGCAAGAGAAGAACAAACgacagaggagaggcagaggagccaggagaggaCGGGGCCACCAGATGGTGGTAGAGCCCAACCTGGAGCCAGAACCAGAGCCAGAACCACAGCCCCACCcacagaaggaggctgaggcagcaccACCTGAGCCAGTGCATCAAGAACAGCTGCCCATGTTGACTATCCACGACCTGGACAGTGGGATGCAACCAAgagtggtggaggagaagctggcagCCAGGAACCAGGATCCTGTGGGTGAGCTGCCAGATACCTCCTGGCCCC GTGAAGAGGAGGTGCTGAaaccagcagaagcagaaatacCAGAAGTTTTGAATACTCCTCTGGAATATGACCACCAGGATAATGAATTCCACAAGCACATTCTATTCTAA
- the HEMGN gene encoding hemogen isoform X2 — MESLGKDHPYSDSSLPPSAARKEYAVPDVIITHRLRDRELLRKRKVEAHEKDSVQWDLREQEKNKRQRRGRGARRGRGHQMVVEPNLEPEPEPEPQPHPQKEAEAAPPEPVHQEQLPMLTIHDLDSGMQPRVVEEKLAARNQDPVGEEEVLKPAEAEIPEVLNTPLEYDHQDNEFHKHILF; from the exons ATGGAGAGTTTAGGCAAAGACCATCCTTACTCAGACTCTTCTCTGCCACCGTCTGCAGCTCGCAAAGAGTATGCTGTGCCAG ATGTCATCATCACACACCGCTTGAGAGACCGGGAGCTTCTCCGGAAAAGAAAAGTAGAAGCACACGAGAAAGACTCAGTTCAGTGGGATTTGAG GGAGCAAGAGAAGAACAAACgacagaggagaggcagaggagccaggagaggaCGGGGCCACCAGATGGTGGTAGAGCCCAACCTGGAGCCAGAACCAGAGCCAGAACCACAGCCCCACCcacagaaggaggctgaggcagcaccACCTGAGCCAGTGCATCAAGAACAGCTGCCCATGTTGACTATCCACGACCTGGACAGTGGGATGCAACCAAgagtggtggaggagaagctggcagCCAGGAACCAGGATCCTGTGG GTGAAGAGGAGGTGCTGAaaccagcagaagcagaaatacCAGAAGTTTTGAATACTCCTCTGGAATATGACCACCAGGATAATGAATTCCACAAGCACATTCTATTCTAA